The Malus domestica chromosome 13, GDT2T_hap1 genome includes a window with the following:
- the LOC114820487 gene encoding 26S proteasome non-ATPase regulatory subunit 11 homolog gives MSSSYLPATTDSIAQASEAKTPSESISILYRILENPSASSEAIRIKEQAITNLSDLLRQEHRAEDLRNLLTQLRPFFNLIPKAKTAKIVRIIIDAVAKIPNTSELQISLCKEMVQWTRAEKRTFLRQRVEARLASLLMESKEYSEALTLLSDLIKEVRRLDDKLLLVDIDLLESKLHFSLRNLPKAKASLTAARTAANSIYVPPAQQGTIDLQSGILHAEEKDYKTAYSYFFEAFEAFNALEDPRAVFSLKYMLLCKIMVSQADDVAGIISSKAGLQYVGPELDAMKAVADAHSKRSLKLFETALGDFKAQLEEDPIVHRHLSSLYDTLLEQNLCRLIEPFSRVEIAHIAELIELPIDHVEKKLSQMILDKKFAGTLDQGAGSLIIFDDPKTDAIYPATLETISNIGKVVDSLYVRSAKIMA, from the coding sequence ATGTCTTCGTCATATCTCCCAGCAACTACTGATTCGATTGCTCAGGCTTCAGAGGCCAAAACTCCATCTGAATCCATCTCTATTCTTTATCGCATTCTTGAAAACCCATCAGCATCTTCTGAAGCTATACGGATAAAGGAGCAGGCTATCACAAATCTTTCGGATCTTCTTAGACAAGAACATAGGGCAGAAGATCTCCGTAACCTTCTCACCCAGTTGAGGCCTTTCTTTAACTTGATTCCCAAGGCGAAAACTGCAAAAATTGTCCGCATTATTATTGATGCAGTAGCTAAGATACCAAACACGTCTGAACTTCAGATTTCCCTTTGCAAAGAAATGGTGCAGTGGACCCGTGCTGAGAAGCGAACTTTCCTTCGACAGCGAGTGGAGGCCAGGCTTGCATCTCTTTTGATGGAAAGCAAGGAGTACTCGGAAGCACTAACTCTCCTATCAGACTTGATCAAGGAAGTGAGAAGGCTAGATGACAAGCTTCTCCTTGTGGACATAGATTTGTTGGAGAGTAAACTTCACTTTTCTTTGAGAAATCTCCCTAAAGCCAAGGCTTCGCTCACAGCTGCAAGAACAGCAGCCAATTCCATATATGTGCCTCCAGCTCAGCAGGGAACTATTGATTTGCAGAGTGGGATCCTTCACGCAGAAGAGAAGGACTACAAGACTGCTTACAGTTATTTCTTTGAAGCATTTGAAGCTTTCAATGCTCTTGAAGATCCTCGTGCTGTATTTAGCCTCAAGTACATGTTGCTGTGCAAAATTATGGTGAGCCAGGCTGATGATGTGGCAGGTATAATTTCATCAAAAGCAGGCCTGCAGTACGTGGGACCTGAGCTGGATGCTATGAAAGCGGTTGCTGATGCTCACTCGAAGCGTTCTTTGAAGCTTTTTGAGACTGCTCTTGGTGATTTCAAGGCCCAATTAGAGGAAGACCCTATTGTCCACAGGCACCTCTCCTCCCTGTATGACACACTGTTGGAACAGAATCTCTGCAGGTTGATCGAGCCTTTCTCAAGGGTGGAGATTGCTCACATTGCAGAACTGATTGAACTGCCAATCGATCACGTGGAAAAGAAACTGTCTCAAATGATCCTGGACAAGAAGTTTGCAGGGACATTAGATCAGGGTGCTGGAAGCCTCATCATTTTCGACGATCCCAAGACAGATGCAATCTACCCTGCAACGTTGGAGACCATATCTAATATCGGCAAGGTCGTGGACAGCCTCTACGTGAGGTCTGCGAAGATAATGGCTTGA
- the LOC103402860 gene encoding vesicle transport v-SNARE 12, translating into MSEVFEGYERQYCELSANLSRKSNSAALLSDYEQKKQKFSEIKVGLDDAEALIRKMDLEARSLQPSVKAVLLAKLREYKSDLNKLKREIKRVASPDATQAARDELLEAGVADTHAVSSDQRERMTMSVERLNESSDRITQSRRTILETEELGVSILQDLHQQRETLLHSHQKLHTVDDAIDKSKRVLTAMSRRMTKHKWIMGSVIGALIVAILLILYFKVSH; encoded by the exons ATGAGTGAGGTGTTCGAAGGCTACGAGCGTCAGTACTGCGAGCTCTCCGCAAACCTCTCGCGAAAATCCAACTCCGCCGCTCTTCTTTCCGACTATG AGCAGAAGAAGCAGAAGTTTTCTGAAATTAAAGTTGGATTGGATGATGCCGAAGCTTTG ATTCGGAAAATGGACCTCGAAGCCAGAAGCTTGCAGCCAAGCGTGAAGGCGGTGCTTCTTGCCAAGCTAAGGGAATATAAATCTGATCTCAATAAGTTGAAAAGGGAAATCAAGAGAGTTGCATCGCCTGATGCCACTCAGGCTGCTCGCGATGAACTGCTGGAGGCAGGAGTGGCTGATACACATGCG GTTTCTTCTGATCAAAGAGAGAGAATGACAATGTCTGTTGAGAGATTAAATGAATCAAGTGATAGAATCACACAGAGTAGAAGAACAATATTGGAAACAGAAGAGCTTGGTGTCTCCATTCTCCAAGATTTGCACCAACAGCGGGAAACTCTCCTGCATTCCCATCAAAAA CTTCATACCGTAGATGACGCCATTGACAAGAGTAAAAGAGTTTTAACTGCCATGTCACGGAGGATGACGAAGCATAAATGGATCATGGGCTCAGTTATCGGAGCTCTTATCGTTGCAATCCTCCTTATTCTATACTTTAAGGTTTCTCATTAA